In Tachysurus vachellii isolate PV-2020 chromosome 24, HZAU_Pvac_v1, whole genome shotgun sequence, the sequence AAGCCGGAAGTAGAAGAAAAAATTTCAACGAATAAAGCACAATATCTTAGAATGAAAAGGCCAGTTTAAAACTATAACCCCTTTACCTAGAAGTTTCTCGAGCTTCTCGTTGCCTACAGAAATGACACTAGCTGTGACCAGTCGGGGTTTACAGAACCCAACTTCCTCTGCCAGTCGCACGAGATCCTCCCACCAAAGAGCTCCACTCAGACACTCACCTGAGGCAGGAAAATTATTATAATGTCATTCTACATGACATTATGAAATGCACAGAAATCTATTCCTCTTACCAAGAAGATCATATTCTTCTAGAATGAATTTCGGTTATTTGTCAAAAGTTAAATTGTCATAAATCCAAAAATGTCATTTAGGTTTGAACGACAACAGCTTTAAAAATGTCCCGAACTGAGATGTAACTCCTGCTTTCCCTGTATTCATAATGACACCTTTGTTGTTTCTGCAATGACTGCCAAATAAATCTTGACCCATAAATGAATACCataataatttacattaatgttaCCGAAATGAATTAGCGTGAACATGTGTATTTCAACTTTAATACACAAGAAAAGTGTATTCATTGGTTGTATTGaataataaactgaataaacCAAAGAACAGTCATTTTGTTTTAACACATTACCCCTTGTTTATACCAACACTAAGaagaaacagcaaaaaataacaaactgactaaaatacagaaatgtatGCATTTGTGCTGTATCTAGACTCTTAAGATCAAAGATTAAATCAATATTTCTGTGGAGAAAGTTTCTCAATTTTAGTGTCACAGCTGCTTAACTTGTTAGATTAGATGATTAGCAGCCTGAGAAGGGTTTTTCAATACTTTCTGGACCAGTGCTTTTAAACACAAGCCCTTGCCTTTATGTCGAAGCATACACGCTAGCAAAATCCAGACCCAAgactgaaaagcaggttttaatatttacaacagAACACCAGAGATGTTGCTGCATCAGTCAATGCAGGTATATTTCattaccatttaaaaaaaacataatttaatacatttgatATCTTATTTGTTTATCCATGGTACGTTTAACATACGATATTGTGACGCTAGCACATGCAGTAAGCTGTTATGTACAggaatattaatgtaattacaTTCAGGGTCCACAAACTTCTCAATATGTGAAGCTGCTATACTGTATCCGACATAAAATATGAGATTTGAACAATTCTCTCACCCCACAAAACTCTGTTGGCTCTAAGAGATTCTGAAATCGGGGCATCGCTGTAAACATCACTGAAATACAGCTCTCCCCCTTCCtgaaaagcaaacagaaaaatatttagaCGTTTCACATTTTAGATCTCTACTGGAACTCTACTGCACCAGACTACATTAaaagtattatatttattcatgtttttgaTATGCTTGAGAGAAAGTACCTTCAAGACCTGGTAAGCCTCTCTCAGAACTCTAGCCTTGTCAGGTGAAAGGTTCACAACACAATTTGATCTGGCAAAGAAATCCCAATGTCATGGCTTTATAATAGCTAGTAATAACACACCATTTATTAGTATGTACATTTTCCTGAAAGTTTTTGCTCAGATCACAAAAAAAGTAGAAATATTTCCCAGGTAAAACAATTTTCCCTAGTTAAACAACACttttaaatgtacaataaattaaacaataaatcaaatgcttatttatttatttttttattttgtgtctggacaaaaaaaatcaactgaCTTTATCAAAATCTACACATCGCTGAGGTAAATGAAGTTCATCActtacttgaaaaaaaaaacatcaattaaagttaaaaaatattttctctgtGTATTCTTCACATATGAACATAAAttcagctccagaattattggcacccttgatAACAGTTCGGTGTATAAATATGAGTTAATTCCACACACTTTATTTCATCGGCTTTATGTAGATGTATGTAAATGTCTTACATGATTATGTCATAAGAGTTCTCCTCCAGCCCTGCTTCCCTCAGCTCCTCGATGTATCCTTGAACAAAGTCAACATTTGGCTTCTTATATCCAAACCTCTCCATGTGATAGTCGATATATTTCCTAGCAACCTCAAGctataaaacagtataaaagtCTAATGTTAGTGCCGTCTGTTCAAACAGAACCGGATGTTCCACAACTGTCATGTATTCTTTATTTCTACTACATCGTTGTTAAATTCTGCTAAATTCGTTGGTCAGAATGTGATGATTAATTTTTGATAAcatcagctctgacagtagttgCAAGACAAATCAGTTTGTTGTTCAGCCATGTGGTTGCGTGCTAACACACACCTTTGATATCATCAACCAGACCCACCTGATCTTCTGTCATATCGAGTCCAGTGATGTGTCCGTTCTTGCCCACCAACTGACTGAGCACGTAGCAGTCACGTCCACTTCCGCAACCGAGATCCAAAATCCTGCAGCCCTCCACACACTCAGGAACAACCAAACCACAGCCATAGAAcctgagagaaaagagacagagtcACTTAGCTTACCAGCAGGGGGATCCCAAAGACTGCTCATAAGTCAGTATGTTTACAACATAGTCATAtgtgctgcctgagtcacctcagacttgctcattggggataaatacatacacattgtgaactatatatatctaataataatcttgaattttttattatattaattctttatattattccttatgtttaccttctgttctatgtttatattctgtaaagctgctttgagacaatgtctattgtaaaaagcgatatacaacttgaattgaaaacttGGATTGATAACGGAGAGGTACAATGGTATAAAACATGAATAGTTGTGTGACACTGTCCTGTGGGATGGAATTAGTCATACTGTGCATTCCTAATAAGAACAGGCCTACTgggcattttaaataaaatacaacgaCAATTACATAGCCTTCATGAGCCAACCTTTGATATAAAGTAGACACTATATACATAATTTCTACCAAGAAATCTCTAgaaggcagagagaaaaaagaaactgatCATTAAACCCATCAGTGgataaaaaaggaaacagaaagtaaaaacTAACAAAGACACCACAATCCCATCAAGTTGGCTTTAAGTGGCTTACAAGACTGAGTCAAAATCCTCTGATAAAGCCAAAGGAAAAGTAATCGCGATGACAAGGAAGTGTGCATCTCTGTCCGTTCTCTTTAAAGAATTATCTTCAAGATAAAACAAAGCAATTAAAAATCATACAATTAAAGCCTATAGCTAATGATACACTGTAGATGATAGCACctctgtatttaatatttacagttaGGCTTATTTAAAGTTAGGCTTTAATTACATACTATACTTATTATAAACAACCtactacatttaaaatgtatcgTCTTCAAAGCTATAACACAAGTTCAGCTTAATATGTTAAGAATACGGTTTACAAGTATACAGAGTTTGCTGTTACTTTGCTAAGACATCTGGGTGAACCTCAGTCAGAGCTTTCCTAATGAAGTCAGGGATGGGTTTGGCAGACGGGACACAAGCATTGCTCTTCAAATCAGAACTCTGCTTCAGAATTTTCCCATAGTATTCCTGTAACACAAATTCAACATGAAAGACACTGCAATATTTGTTGTAAGGGACAGGATTTACATAAAAAAGCCAAACCTACAAAAAGCAATTTTATAACATATTCCATATTTTCAAATTTTTAATAAAGTCCCCCAAAACAGTTAACTTACTCTATTTTACTCCATTACTCTGAATAAGCTATACTGGAATGTATTATATCATGATACCTGTTTTCAAGAaatgcaatatttaaaaaatatatattatttttatcagttcagaattttttattttttatttttttttatatatagcacACGTTATACAACAGACGTTGCCCAAGGTGCTTCACAAGCAGTcgtataaaacacttaatttaaaaattacatgcaaacaacaatacagtataagaaaaataaaaaacaagcagacattaaaacaaaagaaagctaCCCTATCACTAGCAAAAACACAACGGCCAAGCCACCTCAGACCGCCCCCCATGCTACATCTAATAAATGGGTTTTGTATGTTTTGCAAGCAAGCCAGAGCTTTTTTATCAATCCCAACATACAGAGAATTACAATAGTCCATTTTAACACTCaatgacaagctgcattgtTACAGGTCCAGGTCCATGGACATTATTTATGACAAAATACATATTACTCATATCATGCTTCCTAAAACCCTCATGATGTCGTGcagctttgtttttatattttatatacccAATTTTTCCATATTTGGTCCAATTCCCACATTTTTATGTCTCTGTTTATTTCATAACAAATACCCATACAAGAATGTGCTTACATGTTAAGATCACAATACACCATGATCTCTTGATCTCCTGGAACATGGAATCCGGACAAACCTGGATAATCGCCCCACTTTAGAGGCCTATTACGAGAAGTCTACTACATAATATGTGTGATATATGTATTAATATGTATTTTGGGAAATCATTTAGTGCAGTCTAATAAGGAAATAATTAGCGCTGTATCAAGCTATTATTAATCCAAACCAGCAAAAACAATACAGTTCAAGGTTCTAATtggttttgctgttttttcccccatagatTTTCAATAGAATTGCCTTTGGACCCAAACATACCTTAACATTGTCATGAATATGTTCAGCAGCTGGTTgactgtaaaaaacaaaacatgttacAGGCATTAATCAATTAAACGGTTATATTGTCAGCTgaacttttcacacacacacataaatctaataaaattatattaatattaaattatattaattttctgttgttcaaatgaacaaatctctAGGCTTCACGATACTCTAAACTGTTCATCCATATGTTTGTAtatcacagatttatatttaattattacacaAACTGAACAAATAGTGATGAACACAGCGGTCAGGAAAGGTGGTGTTGATAAAAGTGGCATGTAACAGAAAAGCATGATAGGATAAAGGCTTTCAATAGTTAATGTCTGTGAATAACAGTGTACCAATAGGTTAATTATTGCCTTGTAATGCTTATGTAACAGGACAGGTTTATGACCTGAAACAAGaacaaataatacacacaataatatgTAATTAAACCCACAAGTTACAgtattgttaa encodes:
- the as3mt gene encoding arsenite methyltransferase; protein product: MEGVHSQPAAEHIHDNVKEYYGKILKQSSDLKSNACVPSAKPIPDFIRKALTEVHPDVLAKFYGCGLVVPECVEGCRILDLGCGSGRDCYVLSQLVGKNGHITGLDMTEDQLEVARKYIDYHMERFGYKKPNVDFVQGYIEELREAGLEENSYDIIISNCVVNLSPDKARVLREAYQVLKEGGELYFSDVYSDAPISESLRANRVLWGECLSGALWWEDLVRLAEEVGFCKPRLVTASVISVGNEKLEKLLADYKFVSATYRLFKLPKSSEKDRCLVMYDGNITGLEEKFEFDAQFTFKVNEVMEVDRDVANILKNSRFAEEFTFQTPAQSSTKSGSCLAKPKVMPVSPFELAEQLGSASVASSTGLCCGPQESCCK